Proteins encoded together in one Hymenobacter monticola window:
- a CDS encoding T9SS type A sorting domain-containing protein produces the protein MDYLRFDNSVDEPSSMVVNGPGGPQFIFGSGIAISASNNCASRTGNGQVGAQQRQTATTGSVPARIQALMDTLRRQAAPRVRLGYYQAEIRAYFFDQDLLPDLEAYALTLAAPNPAACLALGFDVMSYYRAQGQTADAARLRAALGALPLALASAPARARLAYYDVVGRLGATRRAAGRGPTPADSLALRRLLLSRQAEALEAGQWWAYYYPTTPVPTPAPLLRPDPAPTLALYPNPAHDALTVRVAGDPGPALEVRLVDLLTGRVCRQVPVSAETGQVSLRGLRPGTYACHVYVGGALHTTRRLVVE, from the coding sequence GTGGACTACTTGCGCTTCGACAACTCCGTGGATGAGCCTTCGAGTATGGTCGTAAACGGGCCGGGTGGGCCACAATTTATTTTTGGCAGCGGCATTGCCATTTCGGCCAGCAACAACTGCGCTTCCCGCACCGGCAACGGGCAGGTGGGCGCTCAGCAGCGGCAGACTGCTACCACGGGCTCCGTGCCGGCGCGCATTCAGGCCCTGATGGACACGCTGCGCCGGCAGGCCGCCCCGCGGGTGCGCCTGGGCTACTACCAAGCCGAGATTCGCGCCTATTTCTTCGACCAGGACCTGCTGCCCGACCTGGAAGCCTACGCCCTGACGCTGGCCGCCCCCAACCCCGCCGCCTGCCTGGCGCTGGGCTTCGACGTGATGAGCTACTACCGCGCGCAGGGCCAAACTGCCGACGCCGCCCGGCTGCGCGCCGCCCTGGGCGCGCTCCCGTTGGCCCTCGCCTCGGCCCCGGCGCGCGCCCGCTTGGCTTACTACGACGTGGTGGGCCGCCTGGGCGCCACCCGCCGGGCAGCCGGCCGGGGCCCAACCCCGGCCGACAGCCTGGCCCTGCGCCGGCTGCTGCTCAGCCGGCAGGCCGAGGCCCTGGAAGCCGGGCAGTGGTGGGCCTACTACTACCCCACCACTCCTGTGCCCACCCCCGCCCCCCTGCTCCGCCCCGACCCGGCTCCCACCCTGGCCCTGTACCCCAACCCCGCCCACGACGCCCTCACGGTGCGCGTGGCGGGCGACCCCGGCCCGGCGCTGGAAGTGCGCCTCGTGGATTTGCTGACCGGCCGGGTGTGCCGCCAGGTGCCCGTGAGTGCCGAAACCGGCCAGGTATCGCTACGCGGCCTGCGGCCCGGCACCTACGCCTGCCACGTGTACGTGGGCGGCGCCCTGCACACCACCCGCCGCCTCGTGGTAGAGTAG
- a CDS encoding prolyl oligopeptidase family serine peptidase, with translation MYANAFGTAQLRGIPSRFLYFPNEGHWILKPQNVILWQRVFFDWLGRTLKPEGTVAK, from the coding sequence CTGTACGCTAACGCCTTCGGCACGGCGCAGCTGCGCGGCATCCCCAGCCGCTTCCTCTACTTCCCCAACGAGGGCCACTGGATACTGAAGCCGCAGAACGTCATCCTGTGGCAGCGCGTGTTTTTCGACTGGCTGGGCCGCACGCTCAAGCCCGAAGGCACGGTAGCGAAGTAG
- a CDS encoding sensor histidine kinase — protein MRIILWVLLIAGSLLGQSARAADVPPQLRDTLLLKDPKGAHISEAYRYYTEPFGAAPDPERAEAAWRAGHFQPGPWHKTLNLGLLHQRVWLRLPVRNTEARALRFVWSIFNFVDSAALYCRRPGEARFRQLGAASSWVPAAERQFPARSVSFPFELDAGESAVLMLRVDAHTGGVYLPTYIETVEHFLAWEMGFPFERHWVWLLGFYLGSALFNLVLFAFLRDRIHLWYIAYVAAVTLFLMMEDGLDAMLLPAGLYRLLWSVGQYNFMILAGAAGICIMQLFLRWPRQTRLYRTGTGLAAGAVAFVAGYAVLFPWAVRHSLAVVEALNWSREALMVLVFGYGWVLLISAFLKHHWRRLAAYYALTYLFFFVGYGVFWLNHLGLSSFNPIYPNTLAWGLFAELLVLSALLTGRFRHTLRQNAQLRIRRLQHRNEEGARLIAAQDAEREQLARELHDALGPNLAALHMAWQSNAVRDALAAAPNAATIGLLTEEILGQLYGQVRQLSHALLPSAPGTNRLSTSITALCDAFNLNGTPHVESQLDDSLDNLPSAVQSAAYRIVAELLNNAVRHAQAHHVQVNLRRRLAALEICVEDDGRGFGRGEDTPTTGIGLRGVRTRAAYLGGSVRIETPAVGTRVVVSLPG, from the coding sequence ATGCGCATTATTCTATGGGTGCTGCTGATTGCAGGGAGTCTGCTAGGCCAGTCCGCGCGAGCGGCTGACGTGCCGCCCCAGTTGCGCGACACCCTGCTGCTGAAAGACCCCAAAGGCGCGCACATTTCAGAGGCCTACCGCTACTACACCGAGCCCTTTGGCGCGGCGCCCGACCCCGAGCGGGCCGAAGCCGCCTGGCGCGCCGGCCATTTCCAGCCCGGCCCCTGGCACAAAACCCTCAACCTGGGCCTGCTGCACCAGCGGGTGTGGCTGCGCCTGCCCGTGCGCAACACCGAGGCTCGGGCCTTGCGCTTTGTGTGGAGCATCTTCAACTTCGTGGACAGCGCCGCGCTCTACTGCCGCCGCCCGGGCGAGGCCCGGTTCCGGCAGTTGGGGGCGGCCAGCTCCTGGGTGCCGGCGGCCGAGCGGCAGTTTCCGGCCCGCTCGGTCAGCTTCCCTTTTGAGCTGGATGCGGGCGAGTCGGCGGTGCTTATGCTGCGCGTTGACGCACATACGGGGGGCGTGTACTTGCCCACTTACATCGAAACCGTTGAGCACTTTCTGGCTTGGGAAATGGGCTTTCCGTTTGAGCGGCACTGGGTGTGGCTGCTGGGTTTCTATTTGGGCAGCGCCCTGTTCAACCTGGTGCTATTTGCCTTTCTGCGCGACCGGATTCACCTCTGGTACATTGCCTACGTGGCGGCCGTGACGCTGTTTTTGATGATGGAAGACGGGCTGGACGCCATGCTGCTGCCGGCCGGGCTCTACCGGCTGCTGTGGTCGGTGGGCCAATACAATTTCATGATTCTGGCCGGGGCGGCGGGCATCTGCATCATGCAGCTTTTCCTGCGCTGGCCGCGCCAAACGCGGCTTTATCGCACCGGTACCGGGCTGGCGGCAGGAGCGGTGGCCTTTGTGGCGGGGTATGCGGTGCTGTTTCCGTGGGCGGTGCGCCACAGCCTAGCGGTGGTGGAGGCGCTGAACTGGAGCCGCGAGGCGCTCATGGTGCTGGTATTCGGCTACGGCTGGGTGCTGCTGATTTCGGCTTTCCTGAAGCATCATTGGCGGCGGCTGGCGGCTTATTATGCCCTCACCTATTTGTTCTTTTTTGTGGGCTATGGCGTGTTTTGGCTGAACCACCTGGGCCTAAGCAGCTTCAACCCCATCTATCCCAATACGCTGGCCTGGGGCCTGTTTGCCGAGCTGCTGGTGCTGAGCGCCCTGCTCACCGGCCGCTTCCGCCACACCCTGCGCCAGAACGCCCAGTTGCGCATCCGGCGCCTGCAGCACCGCAACGAGGAAGGCGCCCGCCTCATCGCGGCTCAGGATGCTGAGCGCGAGCAGCTGGCCCGCGAGCTGCACGACGCCCTGGGGCCCAACCTGGCCGCCCTGCACATGGCCTGGCAAAGCAACGCCGTGCGCGACGCCCTGGCCGCCGCCCCCAACGCCGCCACCATCGGCCTGCTCACCGAGGAAATTCTGGGCCAGCTCTACGGGCAGGTGCGCCAGCTCAGCCACGCGCTGCTGCCCTCGGCGCCGGGCACCAACCGGCTCAGCACCTCCATCACCGCCCTCTGCGACGCCTTCAACCTGAACGGCACCCCGCACGTCGAATCCCAACTCGACGACAGCCTCGACAACCTGCCCTCGGCCGTACAGTCGGCCGCCTACCGCATTGTGGCCGAACTGCTCAACAACGCCGTGCGCCACGCCCAGGCCCACCACGTGCAGGTGAACCTGCGCCGCCGCCTGGCCGCCCTCGAAATCTGCGTGGAAGACGACGGCCGCGGCTTCGGGCGTGGCGAAGACACGCCCACCACGGGCATCGGCCTGCGCGGCGTGCGCACCCGCGCCGCCTACCTGGGCGGCAGCGTCCGCATCGAAACTCCGGCAGTGGGCACACGCGTGGTGGTGAGCTTGCCGGGGTGA
- a CDS encoding FUSC family protein, producing the protein MNTYSRRISYFLSGQHFSDGVRTTVSILLPALLLAQWGHFELGLTISTGAVCVSVTDTPGPAAHRRNGMLAALGMVLLTALLTSVAASSVWLLGLEVGLLSFGCTMLLVWGARAGAVGTAGLLNVVLMLAHPPALAEALPHAGLLLLGGLWYAGLAMVAYQVLPYRPAQQALGECIHALARFLELKAKFYNPATALDEDYRELVAQQVVVNEKQEAARDILFRTRQIVNETTSTGRRLVLTFVETVDLYERVTAGYYDYAAVRASFGQSGVLPYISTLIRHIATELDHLGVAIQANRPYDGTGPDLSDEWLRLQARISALDSEADGHTRVLKKILVNLRDIIRRIGNIRRYFDESQAAAAVPSRAAEHTRFVAHQEIEVQALRQNFTLKSSVFRHSVRMTVACLVAFGLAESLWHGQHNYWILMTVTIMLKPGFSLTRQRNQERIIGTLAGGALGAAILWALPWTEVRFAILVVFMVVAYSFQRTVYLATVIFLTAYLLILFSFLGLSYIGVAEERIVDTLMGCAIAFSAGYFLFPSWESEQLTDYMAAALRANLAYLRQLANRLAGRPLPPHEYRLLRKNVYVSGANLAAAFQRMLTEPKSKQHRPAETHEFVVLNHILSSNIAALTGTLREAAPAVPPFAAEGRRALTSAAAALQKSLTRIAPASIEPSPELPPTESAVPADADDRSLLEQLVFLQKVSGDIGKVTEVLLK; encoded by the coding sequence ATGAACACCTACTCCCGCCGCATCAGCTATTTCCTGTCCGGGCAGCACTTTTCCGATGGCGTGCGCACCACGGTGTCCATCCTGCTGCCGGCGCTGCTGCTGGCGCAGTGGGGGCATTTTGAGTTGGGTCTCACCATCTCGACCGGCGCCGTGTGCGTGAGCGTGACCGACACGCCCGGCCCCGCCGCCCACCGTCGCAACGGCATGCTGGCGGCGCTGGGCATGGTGCTGCTCACAGCCCTGCTCACCAGCGTGGCGGCCAGCAGCGTGTGGCTGCTGGGCCTGGAGGTGGGCTTGCTCAGCTTCGGCTGCACCATGCTGCTGGTTTGGGGGGCGCGGGCCGGGGCGGTGGGCACCGCCGGCCTGCTGAACGTGGTGCTGATGCTGGCCCACCCGCCCGCGCTGGCCGAGGCGCTGCCCCACGCGGGCCTGCTGCTGCTGGGTGGGTTGTGGTACGCGGGCCTGGCCATGGTGGCCTACCAGGTGCTGCCCTACCGGCCGGCCCAGCAGGCGCTGGGCGAGTGCATTCACGCCCTGGCCCGCTTTCTGGAGCTAAAAGCCAAGTTCTACAACCCCGCCACCGCCCTCGATGAAGACTACCGCGAGCTGGTGGCCCAGCAGGTGGTGGTGAACGAAAAGCAGGAGGCCGCGCGCGACATTCTGTTTCGCACCCGCCAGATTGTGAACGAAACCACCAGCACCGGCCGCCGCCTGGTGCTCACCTTCGTCGAAACCGTGGACCTCTACGAGCGGGTGACGGCCGGCTACTACGACTACGCCGCCGTGCGCGCCAGCTTTGGCCAGAGCGGCGTGCTGCCCTATATCTCTACCCTCATCCGCCACATCGCCACCGAGCTCGACCACCTCGGCGTGGCCATTCAGGCCAACCGGCCCTACGACGGCACGGGCCCCGACCTCAGCGACGAGTGGCTGCGCCTGCAGGCCCGCATCAGCGCCCTCGACAGCGAGGCGGACGGCCATACCCGGGTGCTGAAAAAAATACTGGTGAACCTGCGCGACATCATCCGACGCATCGGCAACATCCGCCGCTACTTTGATGAGAGCCAGGCCGCGGCCGCCGTGCCCAGCCGCGCCGCCGAGCACACCCGCTTTGTGGCCCACCAGGAAATTGAGGTGCAGGCCCTGCGCCAGAATTTTACGCTCAAATCGAGCGTGTTTCGCCATTCCGTGCGCATGACGGTGGCCTGCCTCGTGGCCTTCGGGCTGGCCGAAAGCCTCTGGCACGGCCAGCACAACTACTGGATTCTGATGACCGTGACCATCATGCTCAAGCCCGGTTTCAGCCTCACGCGCCAGCGCAACCAGGAGCGCATCATTGGCACGCTGGCGGGCGGGGCGCTGGGGGCAGCCATCCTGTGGGCTTTGCCCTGGACGGAGGTGCGCTTTGCCATCCTCGTGGTGTTCATGGTGGTGGCCTACAGCTTCCAGCGCACCGTGTACCTGGCCACGGTGATATTCCTGACGGCCTACCTGCTCATCCTGTTCAGCTTTCTGGGGCTGAGCTACATCGGGGTGGCCGAAGAGCGCATCGTGGACACGCTCATGGGCTGCGCCATTGCGTTTTCGGCCGGCTATTTCCTGTTTCCGAGCTGGGAGTCGGAGCAACTGACCGACTACATGGCCGCTGCCCTGCGGGCCAACCTGGCCTACCTGCGCCAACTGGCCAACCGCCTGGCCGGCCGCCCGCTGCCGCCGCACGAGTACCGCCTGCTGCGCAAGAACGTGTACGTGAGCGGGGCCAACCTCGCGGCCGCCTTCCAGCGCATGCTCACCGAGCCCAAGAGCAAGCAGCACCGCCCCGCCGAAACCCACGAATTCGTGGTGCTGAACCACATTCTGTCGTCCAACATCGCCGCCCTCACCGGCACCCTGCGCGAGGCCGCGCCCGCCGTGCCGCCCTTCGCCGCCGAGGGCCGCCGCGCCCTCACCAGCGCCGCCGCCGCGCTGCAAAAAAGCCTGACCCGCATTGCCCCCGCTTCCATCGAGCCCAGCCCCGAGCTGCCCCCCACCGAGTCCGCCGTGCCCGCCGATGCCGACGACCGGTCGCTGCTGGAGCAACTGGTGTTTCTGCAGAAGGTGAGCGGGGATATTGGGAAGGTGACGGAGGTGCTGTTGAAATAG
- a CDS encoding cyanophycinase, which translates to MPSRKTKPHPKKTETESTCLPPKGVLIAIGGHEDKSPRPGLEDEANSAPDSILRRFVDEVKGSKNILVLPIASQEPEEAARDYVELFNSLGAGRVEVLDLQTREQGHGEEALRQMEEADGFMFTGGDQLRLTALLGGTPWLKRLKERFTHDEIVIAGTSAGAAAMSTPMIYQGRDNQGMLKDEIHVTTGLQFVHDVAIDTHFVARGRIIRMAQIIATNPGCIGLGLEEDTAVVIRDGRELEVIGSGVVTVVDGQDCTDTNIHRIQSGEAITIRDLRVHILSCGEFYTLPVQEDLHR; encoded by the coding sequence ATGCCTTCCCGCAAAACCAAACCCCATCCTAAAAAAACGGAAACCGAATCTACCTGTCTGCCCCCCAAGGGCGTCCTCATCGCCATTGGCGGGCACGAGGATAAATCGCCCCGCCCCGGCCTTGAGGACGAGGCCAACAGTGCCCCGGATTCCATTCTGCGCCGCTTCGTGGATGAGGTGAAGGGAAGCAAAAACATTCTGGTGCTGCCCATTGCCTCGCAGGAGCCCGAGGAGGCCGCCCGCGACTACGTGGAGCTGTTCAACAGCCTGGGCGCGGGGCGCGTGGAGGTGCTCGACCTGCAAACGCGTGAGCAAGGGCACGGGGAAGAAGCCCTGCGCCAGATGGAGGAGGCCGACGGCTTTATGTTCACGGGCGGCGACCAGCTGCGCCTCACGGCCTTGCTGGGCGGCACGCCCTGGCTGAAGCGCCTCAAGGAGCGGTTCACGCACGACGAAATTGTAATTGCGGGCACCAGCGCTGGCGCCGCCGCCATGAGCACGCCCATGATTTACCAGGGCCGCGACAACCAGGGCATGCTAAAGGACGAAATCCACGTCACGACTGGCCTGCAGTTTGTGCACGACGTGGCCATCGACACGCACTTTGTGGCGCGGGGCCGCATCATTCGCATGGCCCAGATTATTGCCACCAACCCCGGCTGCATCGGCTTGGGCCTGGAAGAGGACACGGCCGTGGTTATCCGCGACGGGCGCGAGCTCGAAGTTATCGGCAGCGGCGTGGTGACGGTGGTCGACGGTCAGGACTGCACCGATACCAACATTCACCGCATCCAGTCGGGCGAGGCCATCACCATCCGTGACCTGCGCGTGCACATCCTGAGCTGCGGCGAGTTCTACACCCTGCCCGTGCAGGAGGACTTGCACCGCTAG
- a CDS encoding FAD-dependent oxidoreductase translates to MPNKFPNPARTSGTTTTSWFGTAPTLPTFEPLTENASADVVIVGGGIAGLTTAYLLTREGLDVLLLEDGELASGETGRTTAHLSNALDDRYTTLENLFGQEGARLAADSHTTAIAAIEGIVKKEKIDCDFTRLDGYLFLPANGSSKELSQELEAAHRAGLTKVEHLSEAGTTGFEPGECLKFPAQGQFHILKYLVGLTAAITKKGGRIHTNTRVSEVHGGANARVLTADGAEVKARKGIVVATNSPFNDRVVMHTKQAAYRTYVVAARVPKGSITKALYWDTADPYHYVRLQEVEAGPRGGAANYDLLIVGGEDHKTGQDEHPEARLRCLEEWTRDRFPMVKDFDYRWSGQVMEPQDGLAYAGRNPLDSDNVFIITGDSGHGMTHGTLGPMIITDLIQGRPNPWAELYDPGRITAKPESALEFIKENVNVAFEYTDLLTGGDVKTTEEIPVGEGAVLRRGLSKVAVYKDNQGTTHECSAICPHLGCVVHWNNLEKSWDCPCHGSRFTALGELLNGPAASGLAPA, encoded by the coding sequence ATGCCCAATAAGTTTCCCAATCCCGCCCGCACCTCCGGCACCACCACCACTTCGTGGTTTGGCACCGCGCCCACCTTGCCCACCTTCGAGCCCCTCACCGAAAACGCCTCGGCCGATGTGGTGATAGTGGGCGGCGGCATCGCCGGCCTCACCACGGCCTACCTGCTGACGCGCGAGGGCCTCGACGTGCTGCTGCTCGAAGACGGCGAGCTGGCCAGCGGCGAAACCGGCCGCACCACCGCTCACCTCTCCAACGCCCTCGACGACCGGTACACCACCCTCGAAAACCTGTTTGGGCAGGAAGGCGCCCGCCTGGCCGCCGACAGCCACACCACGGCCATTGCCGCGATTGAGGGCATTGTCAAAAAAGAGAAAATTGACTGCGACTTCACCCGCCTCGATGGCTACCTGTTCCTGCCCGCCAACGGCAGCAGCAAGGAACTGAGCCAGGAGTTGGAAGCCGCCCACCGCGCGGGCCTTACCAAAGTAGAACACCTCTCCGAGGCCGGCACCACCGGCTTTGAGCCCGGCGAGTGCCTGAAGTTTCCAGCGCAGGGCCAGTTTCACATCCTCAAATACCTAGTGGGCCTCACCGCCGCCATCACCAAAAAAGGGGGGCGCATTCATACCAATACCCGCGTGAGTGAGGTGCACGGCGGGGCCAACGCCCGCGTACTCACCGCCGACGGCGCCGAGGTGAAGGCCCGCAAAGGCATTGTGGTAGCCACCAACTCGCCCTTCAACGACCGGGTGGTGATGCACACCAAGCAGGCCGCCTACCGCACCTACGTGGTGGCCGCCCGCGTGCCGAAAGGCAGCATCACGAAAGCCCTGTACTGGGACACGGCCGACCCCTACCACTACGTGCGCCTGCAGGAAGTGGAAGCCGGCCCCCGCGGCGGCGCGGCCAACTACGACCTGCTGATAGTGGGCGGCGAAGACCACAAAACCGGCCAGGACGAGCACCCCGAAGCCCGCCTGCGCTGCCTGGAGGAGTGGACCCGCGACCGTTTCCCGATGGTGAAGGACTTCGACTACCGTTGGTCGGGCCAGGTGATGGAGCCGCAGGACGGGCTTGCCTACGCCGGCCGCAACCCACTCGATTCCGACAACGTGTTCATCATCACCGGCGACTCGGGCCACGGCATGACGCACGGCACGCTGGGCCCGATGATTATTACGGACCTTATTCAGGGCCGGCCCAATCCCTGGGCTGAGTTGTACGACCCGGGCCGCATCACGGCGAAGCCCGAAAGCGCCCTGGAGTTCATCAAGGAAAACGTGAACGTGGCCTTCGAGTATACCGACCTGCTGACCGGCGGCGACGTGAAAACCACCGAGGAAATCCCGGTGGGGGAGGGGGCTGTGCTACGCCGCGGCCTGAGCAAGGTGGCCGTGTACAAAGACAACCAGGGCACCACCCACGAGTGCTCGGCCATATGCCCGCACCTGGGCTGCGTGGTGCATTGGAACAACCTCGAAAAAAGCTGGGACTGCCCCTGCCACGGCTCCCGCTTCACGGCGCTGGGCGAACTGCTGAATGGCCCCGCCGCCAGCGGCCTGGCTCCGGCATAA
- a CDS encoding gliding motility-associated C-terminal domain-containing protein, whose translation MRTKITQLAFLLALLGPGALRTAQAQTVYVPATVTGYNADVVAEGITTGPNAGGPGTVASQTTNTVDRGNSSVRWCFATTNYQNPAGQRPTRGLPQSGLITSISTPGLTYQMGPFSGNNSLRIDGNGSGTLTLTNPQPCSEVMVLATEGNGSSAPKSFTVFFTDGSREDFPNIVVPDWFGGTITPAIIVGSRVNRPDDVIDNQANDPRIYEVRLSLPVTAYSKSVERVFVSKQSTDPVLNVMGISLGSNCLGVPTGGTAVANPASVCPGQQVVLGLTGASATGGITYQWQASTDGGTTYTNIGGATSTFFTVTPSVTTRYRAVVTCRLQSSNSSAVTVTVPPTVATVAYPAGPFCQGNAGGPVQTVTPTSFTPMGGTFTSAAGLVLNAATGAVNLTASTSGTYTVTYTIPNSCQAVATTSITLVRTVAALAYPASTYCRVGSSGAPTFQPAGGTFTATPAGLALNASTGLIDVGNSTAGTYTVSYTSSGACPATATTSLTVKSDAVPKFPNVLTPNGDGQNEELKLSISDVTGYRLRVFNRWGRKVYEGNDAAKGWKAEDNSAGMYYYQVEYTDCAGRRQENKTWIEVVK comes from the coding sequence ATGAGAACAAAAATTACGCAACTGGCCTTCCTTCTCGCCCTGCTGGGCCCGGGAGCGCTGCGCACCGCCCAGGCGCAAACCGTGTATGTGCCGGCTACCGTAACCGGCTACAACGCCGACGTGGTGGCCGAAGGCATCACCACAGGCCCTAATGCCGGCGGCCCCGGCACTGTGGCCAGCCAAACCACCAACACCGTGGACCGCGGCAACTCGTCGGTGCGCTGGTGCTTTGCCACCACCAACTACCAAAACCCCGCCGGCCAGCGCCCCACCCGCGGCCTGCCGCAGTCGGGCCTCATCACCAGCATCAGCACGCCCGGCCTCACCTACCAGATGGGCCCTTTTAGCGGCAACAACTCGCTGCGCATCGACGGCAATGGCTCGGGCACGCTCACGCTCACCAATCCGCAGCCGTGCAGCGAGGTGATGGTGCTGGCCACCGAAGGCAACGGCAGCAGCGCCCCCAAGTCATTCACCGTTTTCTTCACCGATGGCAGCCGGGAAGATTTCCCCAACATCGTAGTGCCCGACTGGTTTGGCGGCACCATCACGCCGGCCATCATCGTCGGCAGCCGTGTAAACCGGCCCGACGACGTGATTGACAACCAGGCCAACGACCCGCGCATCTACGAGGTGCGCTTGTCGTTGCCCGTAACCGCTTACAGCAAGTCGGTGGAAAGAGTGTTCGTATCTAAGCAGTCAACCGACCCGGTGCTGAACGTGATGGGCATCAGCCTGGGCTCGAACTGCCTGGGCGTGCCCACCGGCGGCACGGCCGTGGCCAACCCCGCCAGCGTGTGCCCGGGCCAGCAGGTGGTGCTGGGCCTCACGGGGGCTTCGGCCACGGGCGGCATCACCTACCAGTGGCAGGCCTCCACTGATGGCGGCACCACCTACACCAACATCGGGGGCGCCACCTCCACCTTCTTCACCGTGACGCCCTCGGTGACGACCCGTTACCGGGCGGTGGTGACCTGCCGCCTGCAATCGAGCAACTCCTCGGCCGTGACCGTGACGGTGCCGCCCACCGTGGCCACGGTGGCCTACCCGGCCGGACCTTTCTGCCAGGGCAACGCCGGCGGCCCCGTCCAGACGGTGACGCCCACCAGCTTTACCCCCATGGGCGGCACCTTCACCAGCGCCGCGGGCCTGGTGCTCAACGCCGCCACCGGCGCCGTGAACCTGACGGCCTCCACGTCGGGTACCTACACCGTGACCTACACCATTCCGAACTCCTGCCAGGCCGTGGCCACCACGTCCATCACGCTGGTGCGCACGGTGGCCGCGCTGGCCTACCCGGCCAGCACCTACTGCCGGGTGGGCAGCAGCGGCGCGCCCACGTTCCAGCCGGCGGGCGGCACGTTCACAGCCACGCCGGCCGGGCTGGCCCTCAACGCCAGCACGGGCCTCATCGACGTGGGCAACTCCACCGCCGGCACCTACACCGTGAGCTACACCAGCAGCGGCGCTTGCCCGGCCACGGCCACCACCTCGCTCACGGTGAAAAGCGACGCCGTGCCCAAATTCCCCAACGTACTCACCCCCAACGGCGACGGCCAGAACGAGGAGTTGAAGCTCAGCATCAGCGACGTGACCGGCTACCGCCTCCGCGTGTTCAACCGCTGGGGCCGCAAGGTATACGAAGGCAACGACGCCGCCAAGGGCTGGAAAGCAGAGGATAACAGCGCCGGCATGTACTACTACCAAGTGGAATACACCGACTGCGCCGGCCGTCGACAGGAAAACAAAACCTGGATAGAGGTGGTGAAGTAG
- a CDS encoding bestrophin family protein, translated as MYIRKNLRWSVVWRLTWRSLVIFTIYNTLVCLLYGPLDFHFLDIPWQPVALLGTAVAFYIGFKSNGSYDRFWEGRQLWGSIVNTSRVWAIRVFDFVHPEGNADPRDHPELTALHRRLSYRHVAWCNALRLHLRRQTAELWDTEVAPFLPPDEAATAKNLSNPPTHLLRRQSVELRELVKQSLLTEFRQVALMQTIQDLFNAQGGCERIKNTPFPRQFAFFSFAFVWIFAAVLPLGLVEEFDHRIALGQYHVWLMVPFSVLVSWVFNVIELVGHTSENPFENDLYDVPMTSICRSIEIDIRELLEETELPPKIVPVNDVLY; from the coding sequence ATGTACATACGTAAAAACCTCCGGTGGAGCGTCGTTTGGCGGCTTACCTGGCGCAGCCTGGTGATATTCACCATTTACAATACCTTGGTCTGTTTGCTCTACGGACCACTCGACTTTCACTTTCTTGACATTCCGTGGCAACCGGTGGCGCTGCTGGGCACGGCCGTGGCCTTCTACATCGGCTTTAAGAGCAACGGCTCCTACGACCGGTTCTGGGAGGGCCGGCAGCTGTGGGGCAGCATCGTGAACACCAGCCGCGTGTGGGCCATTCGGGTGTTCGATTTCGTGCACCCCGAAGGCAACGCCGACCCCCGCGACCACCCCGAGCTGACGGCCCTGCACCGCCGCCTGTCGTACCGCCACGTGGCCTGGTGCAACGCCCTGCGCCTGCACCTGCGCCGCCAAACCGCCGAGCTCTGGGACACCGAAGTGGCGCCCTTCCTGCCCCCCGACGAAGCCGCTACGGCCAAAAACCTCAGCAACCCCCCCACCCACCTGCTGCGCCGCCAAAGCGTGGAGCTGCGCGAATTGGTGAAACAGAGCCTGCTTACCGAGTTTCGCCAGGTGGCCCTGATGCAGACCATTCAGGACTTGTTCAATGCCCAAGGCGGCTGCGAGCGCATTAAAAACACGCCTTTCCCGCGCCAGTTTGCGTTTTTCAGCTTTGCCTTCGTCTGGATTTTCGCGGCCGTGCTGCCGCTGGGCCTGGTCGAGGAATTCGACCACCGCATTGCCCTGGGCCAGTACCACGTGTGGCTGATGGTGCCGTTTTCGGTGCTGGTGTCGTGGGTGTTCAACGTCATCGAGCTGGTGGGCCACACCAGCGAAAACCCCTTCGAAAACGACCTCTACGACGTGCCCATGACGTCCATCTGCCGCAGCATCGAAATTGATATTCGCGAGCTGCTGGAAGAAACCGAGCTGCCCCCCAAGATTGTGCCCGTAAACGACGTACTCTATTAA
- a CDS encoding RidA family protein — MAESAATSRAPEPVGAYPYTRRVGNLLFLSGVGPRQRGQKAIPGVELDEAGNILQYDFESQCHAVFQNVRYILEEAGAQWDDLVDVTVFLTNMKDDFPVYNRLYAEYFATAQPCRTTLEINCLPTPIAIELKCIAALPN; from the coding sequence ATGGCTGAGTCCGCCGCCACCTCCCGCGCCCCCGAGCCCGTGGGCGCCTACCCCTACACCCGCCGCGTGGGCAACCTGCTGTTTCTCTCCGGCGTGGGCCCGCGGCAGCGCGGCCAGAAGGCCATCCCCGGCGTGGAGCTGGACGAAGCCGGCAACATCCTGCAGTACGACTTCGAAAGCCAGTGCCACGCCGTGTTCCAGAACGTGCGCTACATTCTGGAGGAAGCCGGCGCCCAGTGGGACGACCTCGTGGACGTGACCGTGTTTCTGACCAACATGAAAGACGACTTTCCGGTGTATAACCGCCTCTACGCCGAGTACTTCGCCACGGCCCAGCCTTGCCGCACCACCCTCGAAATCAACTGCCTGCCCACGCCCATTGCCATCGAGCTGAAGTGCATCGCGGCCCTGCCGAATTAA